Proteins found in one Dermacentor silvarum isolate Dsil-2018 chromosome 8, BIME_Dsil_1.4, whole genome shotgun sequence genomic segment:
- the LOC119462511 gene encoding centromere-associated protein E-like, with amino-acid sequence MNLQASQPSADEQLLSRLELLQTEVDKLTATVENLSKQHDHLLVERDSQARQLALLTEKLKEKDKDTQNAHFTCRATESQIDMRQDNRNSKESDVVRLTCRVRELEAEAASAAESHSHLLHENQRLHKNFTLVAKEHKNMASDLENTVQQKKDFELQIQEYVIKVAKIEELLRTRDREREDILDQYRSLISADADLLTQAEQSQKEQDSSDATLNSLRQQLARFMSVTTEQEQKLASLGATMAALQESLQNSAAEGSRLKEELQKSSDMRARLVEHVESLQDQLSKEQTVNNQISGHLRRLEDDLSLARTETATARSDATSLERLLATSREQRCQTDIALERLSTEMENMKQEVQAGATSRAAQIEENSFLRSKLSKFEHAVEQLKQQVIREQYARMIEVYAGEYGHVRSCKIKRQDGLVTRAIQRLFPLEQQA; translated from the coding sequence ATGAATCTGCAAGCAAGCCAGCCGTCTGCAGATGAGCAGTTGTTGAGTCGGCTGGAGTTGCTCCAGACGGAAGTCGACAAGCTGACAGCCACAGTGGAGAACCTGTCCAAGCAGCATGATCACTTGCTTGTGGAGCGGGACAGCCAGGCTCGTCAGCTTGCCCTGCTCACTGAAAAACTCAAGGAAAAGGATAAAGATACACAGAATGCCCACTTCACATGCCGAGCTACAGAATCACAGATTGACATGCGGCAAGACAACCGAAACAGCAAGGAGAGTGATGTCGTGAGGCTCACATGCCGAGTGAGAGAGTTGGAAGCagaagctgcatcagcagccgaGTCCCATTCCCACCTCCTGCATGAGAACCAAAGGCTTCATAAGAACTTTACACTTGTGGCCAAAGAGCACAAGAACATGGCATCTGACTTGGAGAATACTGTACAACAGAAGAAAGACTTTGAACTTCAAATCCAGGAGTATGTTATTAAAGTGGCCAAAATAGAAGAGCTCCTGCGTACAAGGGATCGAGAGAGGGAAGATATTTTGGACCAGTACCGGTCCCTTATCTCGGCCGACGCTGATCTGCTGACTCAGGCCGAGCAGAGTCAGAAAGAACAAGACAGCAGTGATGCTACACTCAATAGCCTGCGTCAGCAGCTTGCACGATTCATGAGTGTGACGACAGAGCAGGAGCAGAAGCTGGCTTCACTGGGAGCAACTATGGCAGCCTTGCAAGAGTCCCTGCAGAACAGCGCTGCCGAGGGAAGTCGGCTGAAGGAGGAACTTCAGAAGAGCTCAGACATGCGCGCAAGGCTCGTCGAGCATGTGGAATCGCTTCAGGACCAGCTCTCCAAAGAACAAACTGTTAACAATCAGATTTCTGGGCACTTGAGGCGCCTAGAGGACGACCTTTCTCTGGCACGTACCGAAACAGCTACGGCTCGCTCCGACGCAACCAGTCTGGAGCGCTTGCTTGCCACATCTCGGGAGCAGCGCTGCCAGACAGACATTGCCCTTGAAAGGCTCTCTACCGAGATGGAAAACATGAAGCAGGAGGTGCAAGCAGGAGCCACGAGCAGGGCAGCCCAAATTGAAGAGAACAGTTTTCTCAGAAGCAAGCTGTCAAAGTTTGAGCATGCAGTGGAGCAACTAAAGCAACAAGTCATCAGGGAGCAATATGCAAGGATGATTGAAGTCTACGCAGGAGAATATGGACACGTTCGCTCTTGCAAGATAAAGCGACAAGACGGCCTCGTGACAAGGGCCATCCAAAGACTGTTTCCGCTTGAACAACAGGCATGA